TCCCAGTGGCGGTAAATTTACACTGAGAAATCCGCCGGAAATTTATGAATTCGATGCTGCAATCTTCGGAGGACCGGTATGGGCCTTCTCTGCTTCACCGGTAATCATGTCGTACCTTGCACAGTTGAAAAATCTTAAAGGCAAAAAGGTTATGAGTATCGCGACCAAAGGCCTTCCTTTCGACTGGACCGGAGCAGCCCAGGCGATCAAAAAAATGGATCTGGAACTCGAGACCTCCGGTGGCACAGTGCTTCCTGGAGAAGTCCTCCATTTTTTCTTCAAATTTAACGAGGAAAAACTGAAATCTGCTGTGGAACGAATTTACAAAGCATTTACATCGTGAAGCAGCTGACAATGCAGCATATTTAATCAGCCGCACCAGGCTGAATATTCCCGGCCTGGTTTAACGCCTCATTCATCGCGCCTGTTCTGTAGCCTCTCAGATCAAGTGCTGCAAAGGTAAACCCCGCTTCCCTGCACACTCTTTCCATTTCACCCCTCATTGCCCAGGCCATATCCATCTGACTGCTCTCAATTTCTATTCTGGCAAGATCACCATGGCTGCGGACCCTGAACTGGTGAAACCCGAGTTTTATCAGAGAATCTTCTGCTTTTCCCACTCTGGAAAGCTTATCACCTGTTATTTTTTCCCCATAGGGGAACCTTGACGCAAGGCAGGCAAAAGAGGGTTTTGATGCAGTAGACAGGCCCATTTTTGCCGAGATATCCCTGATTTCCTGTTTTGTAAAACCCGCTTCACACAGGGGCGAGATAATTCCCAGCTCTCTCAGCGCTCTTCTGCCCGGACGATAATCATGCACATCATCAGCATTGCTTCCGTCAAACACCACAGCGTACCCCTCCTCAGAGGCTATCTGTGTAATTTTCCTGAAGAGTTCCAGCTTGCAGTAATAGCACCTGTCCGGATTATTCTCGGAAAATCCCGCTATGTCAAGTTCCTCGGAAACAATTACCCTGTGCTTCATATTCAACGATAAAGCCAGTTTCCTTGACTCCTCAAGCTCCCGTACAGGATAGGTACTTGAAGATGCGGTCACCAGAAGAACATTGTTCCCTGTTACATCTGCTGCAATCCTTGCAAGAAATGTGCTGTCTACCCCTCCAGAAAAGGCGATCACAGCAGAATCATATCTGCTCAATATCTCTTGTAATTTTGATAATTTTTCCATATATTGAAAATATATCTCCAGGCATTGGAAGAATCTGCCGGAATTTCCGGTAATGTGGGACAGTTTTGTTCAAATTACAATATCCTCACGTTAAAATTCGGAATTATTAATCAATAAATTGCTCCGATTTCAGAGTGACAGGTTTTTCAAACCTTGTCTTTAGTGTGAGTTTTGTATTATAATATTCTAACCCGGTATCCGGATTTCTGTTTTCAGCATAAAAACTTAATTGCTCAGTTTGAATTAGATTCCAATTTTACTGTTAATCTATAGTTTAGCGACCGGTCCAAACCGGCCGAACCGGAGGTTTTTTTTAAAATGGAAAAAGTGTATCTCTCCAAAGATGGATACGACAAAATGATGGCGGATCTTGAATTCCTGAAAACATCCAAAAGAAGGGAGATAGCCAAACAACTCGACCTCGCCCGCTCTTTTGGTGATCTGAGGGAAAACGCAGAATATGAAGCAGCAAAGCAGGCGCTTGCACTGAATGAGATTCGGATAAGAGAACTCGAAGAGAAGATCTCCCGTGCCGAAATTATCAAACCGGAATCTGTTCAAACTGATAAAGTATTTCTGGGATCAAAAGTCACCCTTTGGGATATGACCTACGAAGAAGAAGTGGTCTTTGAACTGACCGGATCTGATGAAGCAGATCCCGCTGAAGGCAGGATTTCTATAAACTCACCTGTAGCAACAGCACTTTTAGGCCATAGTGTCGGTGAAACAGTTGAAGCCAAAGCTCCAAGAGGGGTTCAGAAGTACAAAATCCTCAAGATCTCCCGGTAAAGCGCTTAGCCGACAATTTCTGGCTCCAGAACGCCCCTTTTCTCCGGAATTCCTGACTTGTAGATCATCTCTACCAGTTCTACAGTTTTAATACTCTCTTCCGGAGGACATGAGGGAGTCGTTCCATTTTTTATAGAGGCCACAAAATCAACGATCTCCTCCTCAAAAGGGTCTGATTCCTGAAGAAGCGGAGTGCTGTCAACCGGTACTCCGTTGTGCTCAGTATAGATCTCAAGCGGAACCAACCTTGCCCCACCCCGCTCTCCCCATATCTCCATATTGAATTCCTCTCCCTTTACATGTCCAGCCCAACTGCACTGAAGTTGCAACGATGATCCACCGGCAAAGTTGATCTGAGCAAATACGTAATCATCTACATCAAACAGAAAATCCTTTTCATTGTTAATCGCCGGATACGATACACTGGCACCCTTTCCCTTTACTCCGAATTTACTTCCCCAGGATGAAATCACCTGTAGAGGATCGGGAAAATTCAGAAACCACATAGAAAGATCCAGTAAGTGTACACCGATATCCAGCAGCGCACCTCCTCCAGACTTCTCTTTCCTTGTAAACCATCCCCCCAGCCCCGGTATTCCCCTTCTTCTTACCCAGTATGCCCTGACGTGATAGATCTCCCCAAAATCGCCAGCAGAGATAAGCTTTTTCAGGTACTGCGCCTGAGGACTGAAACGCTGCTGATGAGCAACCATAAGCATGCCGCTACTGCGTCTCGAGACTTCAATCATTCTTTCAGCATCAGATACAGATGTCGCCATTGGCTTCTCACAAAGGACATGCTTTCCCTTCTCCAGCGCCTTTATAGCCATCCCGGCGTGAAGATAATTCGGGGTGCAGATACTTACTATATCCAGCCCACCTTTCTCCAGCATCTCGTCAAATGATTGATATCGATCTGGGATTTCATATTGATCGGCTGTCTTATCAAGCTTTTGCTTATTCTGATCACAAAGAGCCACAAGCTCAACATCTGCCGATTTTTTGTAGCCCCTGATATGCTGCCACGCCGGCCAACCAGCGCCAGTGACACCTGCACGCAGTTTTTTTGCCATTGGATTCTCCAGAATTGTCCTTTCATTGTTTCACCTTTAAGGTGATTTTATGACTTCACAACTTAAGCCACGATTTCATCCTCGAAGTAAATCTGTGGCTTAATATGTAAAGCCACTTTTCACCCCCGGGGAGAGAATCTAAACTAATAAAATAACCAAACCCCGGCCTCAGAAACCATATCTTACCGGCACAAAAATTGCCACCTCTAAATACCATCGATCACCAGCATGAACAATCAGTTCAAATAAAAGGAAATGGAAATGGAAGACGAACTGTTTAATAAGCTTTCTATTCCCAAACTTGAGGACTATGAAAAATTTGTAGGAGCAGAAACAATTGATCGGATCTTCAAAAAAGCCGAGCTTCTCAAGGGAATGCATATCACAAACATAAGCTCCACATATTACGGCGGGGGGGTAGCCGAACTTCTCTCATCACTTACCCTGTTAATGAATGCTACAGGGATTAACACCGGATGGAGAATTATTCAGGGATCATCCGATTTTTTCTCCATCACCAAAAAGATGCACAATGCACTGCAGGGCAGCGAAATCCACCTCACAGATCGCAAAGAACAGATTTACGAACATATCAACTACCAGAACGTCATAAGAAACCACATCCGGCATGACTTTGTCGTTGTACATGATCCTCAACCCCTGCCCATGATCCGTCACTACAAAAAGAAAGGGCCATGGCTCTGGAGATGCCACATTGATCTCTCTTCACCCAATAAAATGATGTGGGATTACCTGGTACCCTTTATTGAGTTGTACGATGGAGTAATATTGAGTATTCCCGAATACAAGCAGAGTCTTTCAACACCACAGTTCTTTGTCATGCCTGCCATAGACCCTTTTGCCATTAAAAACAAAGAGCTCTCTGATCAGGAGATGGAGGAAAGGCTCAGACACTACGATATCCCCACCGATTTGCCTCTGGTTGTCCAGATCTCCAGGTTTGATGCCTGTAAAGATCCGGAAGGAGTAATCAGGGCTTTTATGATTGCCAGGAAAAAAGTCGATGCCACCCTGGTACTTCTGGGGGCGCCAGCCACTGATGATCCTGAGGGAGAACGCATTTACGATTCTCTGCTTCACCACCGCGATGAACGGATCATCATAATGAGCCATGAGGATACTGCACTTGTAAACGCTCTTCAGAGTAAAGCCAGTGTCGTTCTGCAGAAATCAATAAGAGAGGGCTTCGGACTGACAGTCACCGAGGCGATGTGGAAAGGCACTCCGGTTATAGGCGGAAATGTGGGTGGAATCAAATACCAGATTCAGGACGGTGTAAATGGTTTTCTGGTCTCAAGCATCGAAGAGACTGCGGATAGAATTGTACAACTGCTGAAGAACCCGGATCTGGCACACAGAATGGGAAAACTTGCCAGACAAACAGTGAAAGAGAAATTTCTTCTCACCCGCCTGCTCGAACAGGAAATAGACATCTTTAACTCCTTTGAGACTATTTACCGAATCAAGACCTGAGCAGATCAACAATGAGCAATAAAAAAAGAATCAACTGTATGCGGCAGGACCCCATCAGTAAAGAATGGGTCATTTTCTCTTCCGCACGTAAATCCAGACCCCATCACGTCAAAACTGACTCTGCCAATCATCAGCTTCCCAGATACGATCCCAATTGTCCTTTCTGCCCCGGAAACGAAAAAATGCTCCCGGGCATCCTCTTTGAAACTCTGGGTATAGGTGATCAGCAGTGGAGTACCCGTTCAGTCCCCAACCTCTACCCTGCCCTCAGTCCTGAGGGCAATATAGAGAGGGAAAAAACCGGCTTTTACCTCTGCATGGGAGCCTACGGCCACCATGAGGTAATCATCGATCACCCCCGCCATAACAAAGGAGTCCATCAGTTTGAATACCAGCAGATGCAATCCCTTATTGAAACGTACCATACCAGGTACAAAGAATTGATGAAAGATCCAAATGTTGTGATGGTAACCATTTTCAGAAATCATGGGAAACGCGCCGGAACATCACTTCCCCATCCCCATTCCCAGATTGTAGCCTCCCCCACAGTACCCAGGTCTATCCGGCTGCAGGAGATCAGAGCCGAGGAGTATTTCGACGACATGGGAAGCTGTATTTATTGTGACCTGATGCATACTGAAATAGATGCATCAGAAAGAATCATAGCACTAAATGATTCCTTTGTCTCATTTATCCCCTACGCTGCAAAGGTACCTTACGAAATCTGGACACTGCCCAGAAGACACACTGCCGATTTCGGCAGCATCTCTGAAAAAGAGAAAGAAGACCTCTCTGTGATGATGCGGGATCTGATTTCACTACTTTACAACCATCTCGGGGATCCGGATTATAATTATCTTATTCACTCCTACACCAGATTCAAATCCGAAGAACCCCACCTCCACTGGTATATCCAGACAATCCCCAGGATTCTAACCAGAGCTGGTTTTGAAATGGGTTCCGGATTCTTCATCAATCCCGACCTTCCCGAGGAAAACGCTCGTTTACTGAAAATTCAGCAGCAAGACTGAGAAGTGCAGTTCCTCAATAAATTTACCTGCTTAAACGAATTACAAAGGAGTAATTACCGGAACAAGATCGATTCAGCATAATTTATTTTAAACAGGATTATGTGGAACCAGGACGATACATCACGGGAAGTCTTTTACAATACCAGAATCCTTCGTAAACCAATCTCCGGTATCATCTCCGGATACCATCAGCTTTCATACATTCTTATTTCCCCTGATGATGAAAATCCGTCCCGTACTGTTGAAATTAGCGGAAAGATCAATGTCTCTCCCAAGTTTCTTATATCTCCTTATGCACTGCAGGAAACATTCAAAGATATTTTTGACCCTGAAACATTCGATAAAGAGATTCAGGGACGAGTTTTCTCATTTGTACACGGCGGAAGAAGTAATCTTAAAGTCAAAAGTGAATTATTCCAAATAGATAACTATGAAACCAGTCCGGAGGAACACCTGGATAAGATCAATGATCAACTCATGCAGCAGGAAAACACCAGAACCGGCCTGATATTCGGGCCCAGATTCCAGTATTATCCTGTCTCTATCGACCGCTTCCTCTCGGAAATCATAGACCGAGAATTCAACGCATAACCCGGGTTGCTCAGGTGTACGAAAAACCGCAATATCCAACTCCCAATGGCTACAGGAGAATGTCGGAGAACCCGTGCAGAAAAGGTTCCAAGAGCAGGGATATCGCAGATTTCCTGGCCAGAAATAGCCATTTGAGAGAATCAGTACAGGCCAAACAGGAACCAAAATCTCACTCTTCTCTCAAACCCGGGATTAATCCGAATGCAGCCAGAATACTGAAATGCAGAGAAAAACCCGGAATAAGTGATGAGGCTGCAAAACTTATTGCCGCTTCTATAAAAAGCCTCCTGCAGAGCAAATAAACAGTATGAGATTTACAGGCTTCTATCGGTTATACTTGTCAATTCTTGCCGGAGCTCTGGCATACTACTTAATAAAACCCCGCTGGTGGATATGGGTTGCCGGATCTATTCTTTTCCGCATCATCTGGTTTTTCATAGAAAAACAGGTAGAGAATCTCCGGACCGAAAAATGGTTCAACGCGCATTCAGCCCAGTTTAAAGAACTGCTTGGTCCTTATGGTATAAGGATGATAAACAAAGCTGAACAAGACCCCGGTGTACGAAAAAGCCTCTCCGAGGTCTTTACTCCTGATCTGAAAAAGCTTAAAAGCACCGTCGATCAACTGGAAATGATGGATACACTTTTCAAAGCGGGAATGCAACCCGATGCAGACACCTACCAGTTGCATGATCTGAAGCTAAAATACGGTAAATACCGGGTGGAGAAAGAATCCTGATATAGACAGACCATGCCTTTGGTGTTACATTGGAGAAACCTTGGAGGATTGAGAAATGAGTGCTATAAGATTCTCAAAAGGTAACATTACACATTATCTGCGAGCGCAGATAAAAATCCATATTTGATTTCAGATTCTGTATGAAATGGATCGTTTAATATGCGAAAGGCTATTTTAACTTTTCTTTTGGGAATCACATTGGGAATAATTATTACATATAATTTCATGCAAAATCGAATAGCAAAAGATTTCGCATTTTTGAAAAAATTCCCAGTTTTACTTTAGAAGAAAACAAATTTATCAGGGAACACATATGTGAAATTTACAGAAACATAGATGAACCTGAAAAACTATATAAGTCATATAATGTTAGGTGATAGTGTTGTAGTTGAAGTGACAATTCTTGGCTCTCTTCGAGACGGTTCGAATTCAAATCAAAATGTTATTTCAACCTCATTTGATCAGTCAATTAGTTTGACGTTTACTAAGAATGGCGACTTAATATCGAAATGTTGTAAATATTAATGATTGTGCTCACTTAGCATAGCCTAAGCGAGCTTCTCTGATACCACTTTTTTTAATAAATCCCCGATTCCAATTGCCTGTAAAGCAGATTTGCAGGAACAAAAAGACTCATTTTTTCCCACTGTCCACAGGAGGCACATATACCAGCGATGTGTCTTTGTAACGGATATCTGCCTGTGAAATCAGCTTGTCAACATATGAAGTGACAAATTCATTCTTCTGCCTCAATTCAAGGGAAATCCGGATACGATCCTTGACCTCATCAAACGAAAGAGGTTTTCCAGGTTCTTCATCTGTTTTCTTCAGAATATGAAATCCAGCTTCTGTCGGAACAAGATCACTGACTTCACCAGTTTTCAATTTTGCGATTATTGTATCAAGTTCAGGTTTCAGATCTCCCCGCTTGAACCACCCGATATCACCACCCGAAAATCTGGTTGCTGTTTTGGAAAAATCCGCCCCACCCCTTATCTGATCCAGCACTTTCTGCGCCTCAGCCCTTTTTTTCTCCCTCGTTGCTGTGGAGGTATCTGATGAAAAGAATATCTGGCTCACCCGTGACTTCGGAGGATTCAAGTACCTGGTTCGATTTTCCTCATAAAATGTCTTGCAGTCCTCTTCTTTTATGGAATCGATATCTTTCAGTACTGTTTTCAAGAGAGTATCAACCAGTGCACCTTTCTGCATCTCACCCTTTATCCCCTCCTCAGTCTGCCCCATCGCTGCCAATTCACGCTTAAAAGTGGCATCATCACCAAACCTGCCCTTGAATTGTTTAAACGCACTGTCCACCATCATACTGTCAAAAGAGAGCTTGCGCCTGTCAGCCTCCTTCAGCAGAAGCTCATTGGCAATAAGCTGTCTGGCAGCACCTTTCAACAATTCTGGTGAGACCCCTTCAAAGGCTTTTGTGGGAAACATGCTTACCATGCTCTTGTGAATAAGATCAGCAGCCTCTTCGACCTGTTTACGGGTAATCGTTTTGCCCTCCACAATTACCGCCGCATCCTTGTTTTCACCCTTGCCACAGAACAGCCCAAAACAGCAGATCGCCGTCAGAATGATTCTCTTATCCATTTTTTTCCTCTCTGAGCCGGATGAAACCGGCGCGGATGTTGGGGATTTTTTTATGCTGGTGCTATACTTAGGATCTGATATCTATGTTTCTGTAAAGATACTTCAGATACAAAAATGAAGCAGTAAAAATCTTTCCTTATGGTTAAAGCCGCCACTGAAGCAGCTCTGATTCCTGTGATTTTATACTTCCTGTCTCTGGGATTGTTCCATTTCGTCAAGCGATGAATTCTCATCAAGCCAGTTTTTCCGTGAAGCGACCCTGAGAAATGCCTTGATGACAATTGGATCAAACTGCTTCCCGCTTCCTTCAATCAGACGTTTTATAGCTTCTTTCTTTCCCAGACTGTCTCTGTAAGGTCTGTTGGAAGTCATCGCCTCGAAAGCATCGGCAACATGCAAAATTCTTGCACCTATCGGAATCTGATCTTCCTTGAGATTATCAGGATAGCCGCCGCCGTTATAATGTTCGTGATGATGAAGTATAAGGTCATGAAGATCATGAAGGAATGGAACATCTTTGACTATATTGGCACCCAGAGTACTGTGAGTCTTCATGATGCCATTGAATTCCTCGTATGTCAAAGGGCCCGGCTTATTGAGAATATATCCCGGGATTCCTATCTTTCCTATGTCATGAAGCAGTCCGGCATCACGGATAATCCCTACATTTTTCTCGTCAATCCTCATCTCCCGGGCGATCTCTTCTGCAATGTTCATCACATTTTCCGAATGCCCGTGAGTATAGGTGTCTTTAGCGTCTACAGCGATCGCAAGAGCCTTGATTGTGCGGATATAATTCTCCTTCATGTCACTGTAAAGCTTTGAATTTGTCAGGGCAATTCTTGTTTGACTTACAAGACTGGACAGAAGTGCCTTCTTTTCGGACTCTCCCGGCATCTCTCTTGATGATCCAAAGAAAATGGCGCCGAACTTAAGGTCCTCCCATACAACCGGCATCACGTACCTGAACGCCAATGGAAGTTTCAGATACCCGGATGTCTTCGTTGAAAGCTGTATCCTTCTGATAAAAACTTTACGTTCGCTTATGTGTCCGGAAACTGCAGTGTTAAAACTCTCTATAACCTCTCTGCGAATCTCCCTCACTATGTCATCTTCCACCTCTCCCCTTGACCAGTACATAAACTCATGAGTTCTGCGCTGAGCCACCAGAAAGCCCATGAAATCGAGGGGGAAGTTGCGAATCGCGGTCTCATAAAGACACCTTATCACATCGTATTTATCAACCAGTCCCATAAGCCGTTCGGAATAGCTGGATATGAGCATCAGCTCATCGAGCTTCTGATTGATGGAATGGTAAAGATTGGCATTGTTGATAGCTACACCGGCCTGTGATGCCAGTACATCGATAACGCTCTTATTGAAAAGATTAAAGGGAGGAGACTTGCTGGTACGGTTCAGATTCACTACACCTATAGTTTCTCCTGAAACTTTAATAGGCACTGAAAGGGCTGACGATATGTCCTGTCTCGAGAAATTCAGTCCAGTTTCAGGAGTAGTCTTACCATCCGCCAGCAGAAGCGATTTTCCATTAGTAAACACCCACTTGGAAATAGTCCATTCTGTCAGGTCAGCAAGCGATGATCGGACACTTGATGAATTGATGGCTTTCTGCCTCACCATGACCAGTTCCTGATTCTCTCTATCTATAAGCTGAAGAGATCCGCTCTCGGCCTCTGATACCTCAAGGCAGAACTGAAATGTGATATCAAGTAATTCGTCAAGGTTGTGGGTTGTGGTAAGCCTGGTTGTGATATCGTAAAGAGAAACCATCTCGTTGAGCATGAAATTCTCACGCATCAAACGGGTAGATTTAATAGCCTGGTTTATCTTCTGAAGGAGCAGTTCAAACTGATAGGGTTTGAGGATGTAATCATAGGCACCACTCTGGACTGTTTTCACCGCTACATCGAGATCTGGATCGAGTGCGGTAATAATAACCGGTGTAGTGGAAATCATCTTCCCGGCATTCTTAAGAAATTCCAGCCCGTCCATCTTCGGCATCTTCAGGTCCGCAACAACTACATGAGGCCTGATCTGCTCCAGCATCTCCATCGCCTGCAAACCATCATAAGCCAAAGCTGTCTTGATTCCAACAGAAGAGAGGTATTTTGAAACGGCCGAACAGAGGCTCTGATCATTATCGGCCAGTAAGACAAGGCATTCTTCTTGAAGGCTCATTCAGATTCTCAGAAACAAAATCAAAGATGTTTTTTACCAACGGTAAGTTAAACTGATCTGACTTGCTCCGGCAAACGCCATCACAGATGAATAGGCAAAATCAAGCCCTGCCCGTCCGCCAAACAGATTAACTCCGGCTCCGAAACTGAATTTCCCCTGAGTCAAACCCACCCTCAAAGCAAGCCTGCTCATAATGGTATACTCCAGTCCGTATCTGCCTGCCGTAAAAAGCATCGATGGATTCCTGGACACCCTGCGGAATTCAGGTCCCTCGATACCAACACCGTCGGCTAATTCATCACTCCCAATATAGTTAATTCCCTCATTGGACAGAAGATCCGGCGTGCAATACACGATCAGCACCTTTCCGTAAATATAAGGGAATTCCCTCTCCCAGCCTATCCCCACCCTGATATGGGGAGAAACTCTCTGACGATAAGATTCGCTCCAATACACAACACTTCTCACTATATTTTCAAAAGAAATCGCCAGAGATATCCCGGGATCACTGAAGAGTACCCTGGTCCCAAGGTCCATCCCAATGCTATATCCACGGTATTCTGAAAGGTTTACCCGCCCCCCGTTAATTGCCCCGCCTGCCGCTATTATGACAGACTTGTTAAGATGATACTTCCACCCCAATCCAGCACGAAAATAGATCCTCGACAGAGAGATTATCTCCGGGTCATAAACCGGATCACCGTTTTCGCTTGTATCTGAGTTGGCGGTTATCTCCACATCAGGCAAAAATGTGTACCCCAGGGTAACTCCATATCCAATATTTTCTCCTGCTTGTGAACTGAATGAAAGCAGCGAAGTACTGAAGGTGTTATGGAAATAATTGGCATAGGAGAGCGATAGAGTGTTAAGAGAATCAAAAGCCAGATTTGCAGGAGTGCTTGCAGGAAAGATTCCGGAACTAGTGCCTAAATCTGCACCTGCAAGAGCTTCGGAATAAGGAGCGTTCATCAAATAATCATTTATATCCGAGTAAAATCCGAAACTTGACCGGGCATCACCCGTTGTAAAAAGGGCGGCTGCTAAAACCGCGATTCCGGATTCTATCAGGCTCCTCATGTCAGTATTTACCTGTCCCCATTAAATAAAGATCTTACCATAAAATAACTTCTTATCCTCTGCATTACCATAGATTTGCACTTTAAATCATAAACCGGAAAGGTATGATCGACCACTGCATATCCAGACCGAAAAGACAATTATACAATAAAGCACTGTATAACTGCACCAATCTTGATCAAAGACGAAATAATCGTTTTGCGGTTTAGTACCAAAAAAGATTGACTCTTTTGTATAACCGTTCTATTTTATGCAGTTCCCCGGGCGCATGGCTCAGTTGGTTAGAGCGCCGCGTTCACATCGCGGAGATCGCTGGTTCGAGTCCAGCTGCGCCCATTTCTCATTCAAAAAAAACCCGCCTCAATTATAAGCTCAACAATATTACTCTAAATGCTTTCTAATAACAAAATCGCTTATTATTTTAAGCTTATCCGAATATTCTTTCCAAGAGGAATCTTTTAATGAATTCCGGCTTAATTTTCAGAAACAATTTAGCCTGTCTGTTACTCATCTCCCTGTTCTCAATAGCCTCCTCACAGGAATCTATCAGCTTTACCCTGCCTGAGCAAGGATTGCTTATAAATACCCCCATCTGTACACTACTGGTGGAATCTGATTCCAGAATAAGAAGAGTCGAATTTCAAGCCCGATATACGAATGCCAAAGACTCAGCAGTGATTATTGACCTGGGCGCAGTCTCAAAAGCTCCTTTCCAAACGGTGTGGGATATTTCAAAAATCCCTAACCAGCTCATCTCCGGTGTCTCTCTTCTTGCCATAGCCACTATGGGTAACTGGAAAGAAGTGGAAACCAAAAGAGAAGGCGTATTCTTTGTTCATCACCCAATTAAAAGGCCTTTGAAAACTATCCACTACGATCATAAAGGCACAAAAAAAATCAAATCAGATACAATCTCTTTAAAATATGCCCGCTCTCCAGGCACCGTAACCTCATCTCTATATTGGAATGAGAATGATATAACAGTTTTGCTTGAGGTTAAAGACCCCCTGTTTTATGCCAATGTGACACGTGAAGAGCTCGCAGGTATGGGTATGGAAATAATGCTCGACCCATCCATGAGTAGAAAACCTTACCCAGACAAAGATATCCTCTCCTATGCAGTTCCTCTCTACGGAAAGCCCTACAGAATCATCTATAATCCTCAATTTGATTCCAGCGGAAGCTTTAAACTCACTACCAGCACTGAACCCTGTGATTTTAGACACCAGGTGACCAAAGTGGATTTCAAGGGTTTTAAGATCTATTTCTCAATTCCTCTGGA
This is a stretch of genomic DNA from Fibrobacter sp.. It encodes these proteins:
- a CDS encoding glycosyltransferase yields the protein MEMEDELFNKLSIPKLEDYEKFVGAETIDRIFKKAELLKGMHITNISSTYYGGGVAELLSSLTLLMNATGINTGWRIIQGSSDFFSITKKMHNALQGSEIHLTDRKEQIYEHINYQNVIRNHIRHDFVVVHDPQPLPMIRHYKKKGPWLWRCHIDLSSPNKMMWDYLVPFIELYDGVILSIPEYKQSLSTPQFFVMPAIDPFAIKNKELSDQEMEERLRHYDIPTDLPLVVQISRFDACKDPEGVIRAFMIARKKVDATLVLLGAPATDDPEGERIYDSLLHHRDERIIIMSHEDTALVNALQSKASVVLQKSIREGFGLTVTEAMWKGTPVIGGNVGGIKYQIQDGVNGFLVSSIEETADRIVQLLKNPDLAHRMGKLARQTVKEKFLLTRLLEQEIDIFNSFETIYRIKT
- a CDS encoding HD domain-containing protein; this encodes MSLQEECLVLLADNDQSLCSAVSKYLSSVGIKTALAYDGLQAMEMLEQIRPHVVVADLKMPKMDGLEFLKNAGKMISTTPVIITALDPDLDVAVKTVQSGAYDYILKPYQFELLLQKINQAIKSTRLMRENFMLNEMVSLYDITTRLTTTHNLDELLDITFQFCLEVSEAESGSLQLIDRENQELVMVRQKAINSSSVRSSLADLTEWTISKWVFTNGKSLLLADGKTTPETGLNFSRQDISSALSVPIKVSGETIGVVNLNRTSKSPPFNLFNKSVIDVLASQAGVAINNANLYHSINQKLDELMLISSYSERLMGLVDKYDVIRCLYETAIRNFPLDFMGFLVAQRRTHEFMYWSRGEVEDDIVREIRREVIESFNTAVSGHISERKVFIRRIQLSTKTSGYLKLPLAFRYVMPVVWEDLKFGAIFFGSSREMPGESEKKALLSSLVSQTRIALTNSKLYSDMKENYIRTIKALAIAVDAKDTYTHGHSENVMNIAEEIAREMRIDEKNVGIIRDAGLLHDIGKIGIPGYILNKPGPLTYEEFNGIMKTHSTLGANIVKDVPFLHDLHDLILHHHEHYNGGGYPDNLKEDQIPIGARILHVADAFEAMTSNRPYRDSLGKKEAIKRLIEGSGKQFDPIVIKAFLRVASRKNWLDENSSLDEMEQSQRQEV
- a CDS encoding Gfo/Idh/MocA family oxidoreductase, with the translated sequence MAKKLRAGVTGAGWPAWQHIRGYKKSADVELVALCDQNKQKLDKTADQYEIPDRYQSFDEMLEKGGLDIVSICTPNYLHAGMAIKALEKGKHVLCEKPMATSVSDAERMIEVSRRSSGMLMVAHQQRFSPQAQYLKKLISAGDFGEIYHVRAYWVRRRGIPGLGGWFTRKEKSGGGALLDIGVHLLDLSMWFLNFPDPLQVISSWGSKFGVKGKGASVSYPAINNEKDFLFDVDDYVFAQINFAGGSSLQLQCSWAGHVKGEEFNMEIWGERGGARLVPLEIYTEHNGVPVDSTPLLQESDPFEEEIVDFVASIKNGTTPSCPPEESIKTVELVEMIYKSGIPEKRGVLEPEIVG
- the larE gene encoding ATP-dependent sacrificial sulfur transferase LarE → MEKLSKLQEILSRYDSAVIAFSGGVDSTFLARIAADVTGNNVLLVTASSSTYPVRELEESRKLALSLNMKHRVIVSEELDIAGFSENNPDRCYYCKLELFRKITQIASEEGYAVVFDGSNADDVHDYRPGRRALRELGIISPLCEAGFTKQEIRDISAKMGLSTASKPSFACLASRFPYGEKITGDKLSRVGKAEDSLIKLGFHQFRVRSHGDLARIEIESSQMDMAWAMRGEMERVCREAGFTFAALDLRGYRTGAMNEALNQAGNIQPGAAD
- the galT gene encoding galactose-1-phosphate uridylyltransferase gives rise to the protein MSNKKRINCMRQDPISKEWVIFSSARKSRPHHVKTDSANHQLPRYDPNCPFCPGNEKMLPGILFETLGIGDQQWSTRSVPNLYPALSPEGNIEREKTGFYLCMGAYGHHEVIIDHPRHNKGVHQFEYQQMQSLIETYHTRYKELMKDPNVVMVTIFRNHGKRAGTSLPHPHSQIVASPTVPRSIRLQEIRAEEYFDDMGSCIYCDLMHTEIDASERIIALNDSFVSFIPYAAKVPYEIWTLPRRHTADFGSISEKEKEDLSVMMRDLISLLYNHLGDPDYNYLIHSYTRFKSEEPHLHWYIQTIPRILTRAGFEMGSGFFINPDLPEENARLLKIQQQD
- a CDS encoding flavodoxin family protein is translated as MRIAIVLHTQSGHTMQFARTIAARFNENGHDCEIMLLRTTGTVTPSGGKFTLRNPPEIYEFDAAIFGGPVWAFSASPVIMSYLAQLKNLKGKKVMSIATKGLPFDWTGAAQAIKKMDLELETSGGTVLPGEVLHFFFKFNEEKLKSAVERIYKAFTS
- the greA gene encoding transcription elongation factor GreA — its product is MEKVYLSKDGYDKMMADLEFLKTSKRREIAKQLDLARSFGDLRENAEYEAAKQALALNEIRIRELEEKISRAEIIKPESVQTDKVFLGSKVTLWDMTYEEEVVFELTGSDEADPAEGRISINSPVATALLGHSVGETVEAKAPRGVQKYKILKISR